A genome region from Hymenobacter chitinivorans DSM 11115 includes the following:
- a CDS encoding alpha/beta hydrolase family protein, which yields MKNYLHVVFVSLLLFSVLLAPVASRAAGGEPTPLSGQWKGPLKVPGGSLDLILTIVPLTGGTYYAALDVPKQRVSRMAVDMTLTNSDVLLKIEQAGSRFTGKLSKDRKSMTGIWEQPGLKQEVKFEQGSSPVVSAPTFKPAQPYKTEQVIITNEKTDLCLGATITTPNGNGPFPAVVLVSDSGPQDRDAAQQEDYRMFAILADYFARRGMVVLRYDDRGVGKSGGRYAAATTADLMTDAETAMNYLRSRPRIDKKNVGMIGHGEGANIALLAAAEPKGPDFVVSLAGYGMPGRDVLRRQQVEIMRMIGGNATQVDAALKLHDKMISIIRQTPNSNQARGKLAAMIRMSNVDIDPTMARARAAQLTSPWYRYYLDFDPKVKLPAVKCPVLALNGVEDLQVGATKNLALLSKGLKAGGNRHVKTVKIVGVNHAFQPDESQWPLVNGEQQPNFSPKALALMQTWLEQTTKPGPILNTPRSNPKSDVKKVSKPTAQN from the coding sequence ATGAAGAATTATTTACACGTTGTTTTTGTTTCTCTTCTGCTGTTCAGCGTGTTGCTTGCTCCCGTTGCCAGCCGGGCAGCCGGCGGGGAACCCACCCCGCTCAGCGGGCAGTGGAAAGGTCCGCTGAAAGTGCCGGGCGGCAGTCTGGACCTGATCCTGACCATCGTGCCGCTGACCGGGGGCACCTACTACGCGGCCCTGGACGTGCCCAAGCAGCGCGTGAGCCGCATGGCCGTGGACATGACGCTGACCAACAGCGACGTGCTGCTCAAGATTGAGCAGGCCGGCAGCCGCTTTACCGGCAAGCTGAGCAAGGACCGGAAGTCGATGACGGGTATCTGGGAGCAGCCGGGCCTGAAGCAGGAAGTGAAGTTTGAGCAGGGCAGCTCCCCGGTGGTTAGCGCCCCGACTTTCAAGCCGGCCCAGCCCTACAAGACTGAGCAGGTCATTATTACCAACGAGAAGACTGATTTGTGCCTGGGCGCTACCATTACCACGCCCAACGGCAACGGCCCTTTCCCGGCCGTAGTGCTGGTGTCGGACTCCGGGCCCCAGGACCGGGACGCGGCCCAGCAGGAAGATTACCGCATGTTTGCCATCCTGGCCGACTACTTTGCCCGCCGCGGCATGGTGGTGCTGCGCTACGACGACCGGGGCGTGGGCAAATCGGGGGGCCGGTACGCGGCGGCCACCACGGCCGATTTGATGACTGACGCCGAAACGGCCATGAACTATTTGCGCAGCCGCCCCCGCATCGACAAGAAGAACGTGGGCATGATTGGGCACGGTGAGGGCGCCAACATTGCGTTGCTGGCCGCCGCCGAGCCCAAAGGACCCGACTTTGTAGTATCGTTGGCTGGCTACGGCATGCCCGGCCGCGACGTACTGCGGCGGCAACAGGTGGAAATCATGCGCATGATTGGCGGCAACGCCACCCAGGTGGATGCGGCCCTGAAGCTGCACGACAAGATGATCAGCATTATCCGCCAGACGCCGAACAGCAACCAGGCCCGGGGTAAGCTCGCGGCCATGATTCGGATGAGCAACGTGGACATTGACCCCACCATGGCCCGGGCCCGGGCCGCCCAGCTCACCTCGCCCTGGTACCGCTACTACCTCGACTTCGACCCCAAGGTGAAGCTGCCCGCCGTGAAGTGCCCCGTGCTGGCCCTCAACGGCGTGGAAGACCTACAGGTGGGCGCAACCAAAAACCTGGCCCTGCTGAGCAAAGGCCTGAAAGCCGGCGGCAACCGCCACGTGAAAACGGTGAAAATTGTGGGCGTCAACCACGCTTTTCAGCCCGATGAGTCGCAGTGGCCCCTGGTAAACGGGGAGCAGCAGCCCAACTTCTCGCCCAAAGCCCTGGCCCTGATGCAAACCTGGCTGGAGCAAACCACCAAGCCGGGCCCCATCCTGAACACGCCCCGCTCGAACCCCAAATCTGACGTGAAGAAAGTATCCAAGCCCACGGCCCAGAATTAA
- the uvrA gene encoding excinuclease ABC subunit UvrA, with translation MAQDSLQVAAPAADPTDQLDPREFILIKNARVHNLKNLSVALPRNKFIVVTGLSGSGKSSLAFDTLYAEGQRMYVESLSSYARQFLGRMDKPDVDYIRGISPAIAIEQKVSIKNNRSTVGTSTEIYDYLKLLFARVGRTFSPVSGEQVRKDTVADVVDYLFGLEDGTRATILAPLLPSEEGRPMSKELDLLLQKGYSRVVINGDETAFIEDLIGEGKPEVKGEVYIMIDRAVIRPGDEDLQFRLSDSVQTAFFEGHGELVVRCQLPVASEQNNPTTDNEQLITRRFSDRFELDGMVFEEPNVNFFSFNNPYGACQTCEGFGSVLGIDEDLVIPDKSLTVYEGAIAPWRTDKQSEWLKPLLKNGIRFDFPIHRPYNELSEAERTLLWKGNKYFEGLDEYFKWVSTQTHKIQYRVLQSRYRGRTTCPDCRGTRLRKDAQYVKIQDQSITDIVLLPISKALDFFENLSLTEHEMKVAERLSTEITNRLGYLNRVGLGYLTLNRLSSTLSGGESQRISLATSLGSALVGSMYILDEPSIGLHPKDAEQLIGVLRSLQKLGNTVIVVEHEEKMMEEADQIIDIGPEAGSGGGHLMFQGTYPEILKNTTTYTGKYLSGAMEVKVPQIRRPWRNALEVTGARENNLKNVNAKFPLGVMTVVTGVSGSGKSTLVKRILAPAVAKQLGGGAGEATGKFDRLMGVQGQVSHVEFVDQNPIGKSSRSNPVTYVKAYDAIRTLFSDQPLAKARGLKPSHFSFNIEGGRCEVCQGEGQVKIEMQFMADIYLTCESCGGRKFKQDILDVKFQDKGIDDVLEMTVADAVEFFKGQPKVAERLKPLDDVGLGYIRLGQSANTLSGGEAQRVKLASFLTKGATLQQDKILFIFDEPSTGLHFHDIAKLLKALNALIEQGNSVLIIEHNMDIIKCADWIIDLGPEGGTNGGHLLFEGTPEDMLALKDTNHTARFLAEKL, from the coding sequence ATGGCCCAAGATTCTTTACAAGTAGCCGCCCCCGCGGCCGACCCGACTGACCAGCTCGACCCGCGCGAGTTCATTCTGATCAAGAATGCCCGGGTGCATAACCTCAAAAACCTCAGCGTGGCGTTGCCCCGCAACAAGTTTATCGTCGTCACGGGCCTCTCGGGCTCGGGCAAGTCGAGCCTGGCCTTCGACACGCTGTATGCCGAGGGGCAGCGCATGTACGTGGAGAGCCTGAGCTCCTACGCCCGGCAGTTTCTGGGCCGCATGGACAAGCCCGACGTGGACTACATTCGCGGTATTTCGCCGGCCATTGCCATCGAGCAAAAGGTCAGTATTAAGAACAACCGCTCCACCGTCGGGACCAGCACCGAGATTTACGACTACCTCAAGCTGCTCTTCGCCCGGGTAGGCCGCACCTTTTCGCCCGTTAGCGGCGAGCAGGTGCGCAAGGACACCGTGGCCGACGTCGTCGATTACCTCTTCGGCCTGGAAGACGGCACCCGTGCCACGATTCTGGCCCCGCTGCTGCCTTCCGAGGAAGGCCGGCCCATGAGCAAGGAGCTGGATTTGCTGCTGCAGAAAGGCTACAGCCGGGTGGTCATCAACGGCGACGAAACGGCCTTTATCGAAGACCTGATTGGCGAAGGCAAGCCCGAAGTGAAGGGTGAGGTCTACATCATGATTGACCGGGCCGTTATCCGCCCCGGCGACGAAGACCTGCAATTCCGCCTTTCCGACTCGGTGCAAACCGCGTTTTTCGAGGGGCACGGCGAGTTAGTTGTTCGTTGTCAGTTGCCAGTTGCTAGTGAGCAGAACAACCCAACAACGGACAACGAACAATTAATAACTAGACGCTTCTCCGACCGGTTTGAGCTGGACGGCATGGTGTTCGAGGAGCCCAACGTCAACTTCTTCTCCTTCAACAACCCCTACGGCGCCTGCCAGACCTGCGAAGGGTTCGGCTCGGTCTTGGGCATTGATGAGGATTTGGTCATTCCTGACAAGAGCCTGACCGTGTACGAGGGCGCCATTGCCCCCTGGCGCACCGACAAGCAGAGCGAATGGCTAAAGCCGTTGCTCAAAAACGGCATCCGCTTCGACTTCCCCATTCACCGGCCCTACAACGAGCTGAGCGAAGCCGAGCGCACCCTGCTCTGGAAAGGCAACAAGTACTTCGAGGGCCTCGACGAGTACTTTAAGTGGGTGAGTACCCAAACCCACAAAATCCAGTACCGGGTGCTGCAAAGCCGCTACCGGGGCCGCACCACCTGCCCCGACTGCCGCGGCACCCGCCTGCGCAAAGACGCCCAGTACGTTAAAATCCAGGACCAAAGCATCACCGATATCGTGCTGCTGCCCATCAGCAAGGCCCTCGACTTCTTCGAAAATCTGTCGTTGACGGAGCACGAAATGAAAGTGGCCGAGCGCCTGAGCACGGAAATCACCAACCGCCTGGGCTACCTCAACCGCGTGGGTCTGGGCTACCTGACTCTGAACCGGCTGAGCAGCACGCTCTCCGGCGGCGAGAGTCAGCGGATTTCGTTGGCTACTTCGCTCGGCTCGGCCCTGGTAGGCTCCATGTACATCCTCGATGAGCCCAGCATCGGCCTGCACCCCAAGGACGCCGAGCAGCTCATCGGCGTGCTACGCTCCTTGCAGAAGCTCGGCAACACCGTGATTGTGGTGGAGCACGAGGAGAAGATGATGGAGGAGGCCGACCAGATTATCGACATCGGCCCCGAGGCCGGCTCCGGCGGCGGCCACCTGATGTTCCAGGGCACGTATCCTGAGATTCTCAAGAACACCACCACCTACACCGGCAAGTACCTCAGCGGCGCTATGGAGGTGAAGGTACCCCAGATCCGGCGGCCCTGGCGCAACGCGCTGGAAGTAACCGGCGCCCGGGAAAACAACCTGAAAAACGTCAACGCCAAGTTTCCGCTGGGCGTGATGACCGTGGTAACCGGCGTGTCGGGCTCGGGCAAGTCGACGCTGGTGAAGCGCATTCTGGCGCCGGCCGTGGCCAAGCAGCTCGGCGGTGGGGCCGGGGAAGCCACCGGCAAATTCGACCGGCTGATGGGCGTGCAGGGCCAGGTGTCGCACGTCGAGTTCGTGGACCAGAACCCCATCGGCAAGAGCAGCCGCTCCAACCCGGTGACCTACGTAAAGGCCTACGACGCCATCCGGACGCTGTTTTCGGACCAGCCCCTGGCCAAGGCCCGGGGGCTGAAACCTTCCCACTTTTCGTTCAACATCGAAGGGGGCCGCTGCGAGGTGTGCCAGGGCGAAGGCCAGGTCAAGATTGAAATGCAGTTCATGGCCGATATCTATTTGACCTGTGAAAGCTGCGGCGGCCGCAAGTTCAAGCAGGATATTCTGGACGTGAAATTCCAGGACAAAGGCATCGACGACGTGCTGGAAATGACCGTGGCCGACGCCGTGGAGTTCTTCAAAGGCCAGCCCAAAGTAGCCGAGCGCCTCAAGCCGCTCGACGACGTGGGGCTGGGCTACATCCGCCTGGGGCAGTCGGCCAACACCCTCTCGGGCGGGGAGGCCCAGCGCGTCAAGCTGGCTTCCTTCCTGACCAAGGGCGCCACGCTGCAGCAGGATAAAATCCTGTTCATCTTCGACGAGCCCAGCACCGGCCTGCACTTCCACGACATTGCCAAGCTGCTCAAGGCCCTCAACGCCCTCATTGAGCAAGGCAACTCGGTGCTCATCATCGAGCACAACATGG